CGGGAGGCGATTCCCACGAGGGTTTCCTTCCGACGCACCTTGTGGACGGTGCGCTGGGGAGCCGGAGCCTGGTAGGACTTTTCCAGGTCAGGATAGGCCAGGGCGAAACGCTCGCGAAGTCCCTGGGGGATATTCAGCACCCACGACTCGCGGGCGGGTGGGGTGGTTTGGCGCACCAGAGCCGGATTCATCGAGGAGAGGGAATCTTCCGGAATCGAAAGCGCCTTGCCGATCTGCGCGAAGGTCAGCCCCCCTTCCACGGTGAAGGTGTCCATCTCCACAGGCGCCCATGGCTGCAGTTCAAAACCGTGAGCCTTGGGATTTTTCCCCAGGATGGCCGCCGCGAAGATCCGAGGGACGTACTGCTTGGTCTCGCGCGGCAGCGGCAGCGTCCAGTAATCGTTGTGGCCAGCCTTGCGAATGGTCCGCTCCACGCAGTATTCGCCGCAATTGTACGCGGCCATGGCGAGCTTCCAGTCGCCGAATTGCTGGTAGAGGATGCTCAGATAGGCGATCGCGGCCCGGGTGGATTTGACGGGGTCCCGGCGTTCGTCCACGAAGCGATCGATGCGCATCCCGAACCGACGCCCGGTTCCGGGAATGAATTGCCAGATTCCCGCCGCCGCCGCCGGCGACGTGGCGCGGGGGTTGAAGCCGCTCTCGATCATGGCCTGGAAGATCAGATCGCGTGGCATGCCATTGGCGGTCAGTTCCTGGTTGATCATGTCTTCCCAGCGTCCCTTGCGCTCCAACCAACGGGCGAAGTGCTGGGGAATCTGGTCTTTGAGGAGCCGGATGTTCCGGAGAACCTGGTCGTTGACCTCGATGGGCAGGTCGAAGGTCGCCATGGTATCGACCATGACCTCCGAACGCAAGGCCGCCAGGGTGGTGGAATCAAGGGCTCCCCCGGAAGCCGAATCCACGATGGAGTCGAGCACCGCCACGCCATCGGCTTCTTCCAGCACGGCGTCTTCCAGCGCATCGGGCTCCAGCGAATACGGGAGGCTGTTGCGCATGCTGGCCAACACCTGGACCGTGAGGTTCGAAACAGCCTCTCCAGCGCCCGTGGTATCGACGACGGACAATTCGGACAACGCGGTGGAAAGCAATCCTTGCGCTTGCACGAAACGTCCACGCGCTTGCAGCCAAAGAGCGCTGTCGAGCGTCTTTCGCACATGCTGCATCCGCGGTGGATCCAGATTTGCCTGCGGGTTCAGGGACTGGCCGGAGGAAGGGCGCGACGTGGCGCACCCGCTCCATAGCGAGGCCAGCGAGAGCAGGGCCAGGATGGATAAGGCCCTGCGCCTCATCTCACTCCTCGATGTCCAAATCTTCGGCGTAGCTCTTCCAGATCCCTTCGCCTCGGGCGAAGTTGGGATCATCGAAATCGATTTCCTGGCTTTCCTCGTCGTCATCCCCACCTTCGGAGTATTCTCCGTCGGCGTCTTCCTCGAATCCCGGTCCGAGCGAACCGTCGAGATCCTCAAATTCATCTTGCTTGGGTCGACGAGCGAACTCCCAGCGCACAAGTTCCGAACGCATGAGCGAATCCTCCAAAAGCCGGATAGGCAACCCGGCGCATACCGAGGGGGGAAGTATATCACTGGCATGGATTAAGTCAAGTCGTTTCCTTCAGTCTCCCATTTCAAGTTCGATTTGTCGAGGGGTCCCTGCCCCCCCTCTCCGTGCATCCACCCTTGTACACATGTGCAGGCTGTCGTAGGTTTGGCCTTTTTGACCACCCAGTTCACGGAGAGGGAAATCTTGGCTTCCAACGCACCAGACGCCCAAAGCATGGCCAAGCGCCAGCAGGAAATCTCGGTCGCGGATTTCTTCGCGAAGAACCGGCACATGCTCGGGTTCGACAACACCCGCAAAGCCCTCCTGACCGCGGTGAAGGAGGCGGTGGACAACTCCCTGGACGCCTGCGAAGAAGCCCGCATCCTCCCCAAGGTCCGCGTGGAGATCCGCAAGGTGGAAGGCACGGAGGACCATTACGTCCTTTCCGTGCGCGACAACGGACCGGGAATCGTCAAGGCGCAGATCCCGCGCGTGTTCGGCAAACTTCTCTACGGATCGAAGTTCCATCGCCTGCGCATGAGCCGAGGCCAACAGGGCATCGGGATCAGCGCGGCCGGCATGTACGGCCAGATCACCACCGCCAAGCCCGTCCAGATCACCAGCCGGGCCTTCAAATCCAAGCCGGCCCACTACTACGAGCTGCGCATGGACCTCAAGCGCAACGAACCCGTGATCCTGGTGGACGAAGAAGTCGATTGGGGGGATCCCGGCACCGGGACAAAAGTCGACATCACGATGAAGGCGACGTTCTTCCGCGGACGCCAATCCGTCGACGAATACCTGGAACAGACCGCCATCGCCAATCCCCATGCGGAATTTTCCTTCCTCGCGCCGGATGGCACCGAACGCGTCTTCCCGCGCGCGGCCAAGGAGCTTCCTCCCGAGCCTGTGGAAATCCAACCCCACCCGCACGGGATCGAGCTGGGCATCTTCACGCGCCTTCTGCACGACAGCCCCCATCGCTCGATGGGCGTGTTCCTCACCGGGTCGTTTTCCCGGGTGACCTCGCAGGCGGCCGGCCAAGTCTGCAAGGCCAGCGGGATCGCGCTTTCCGCCATTCCCAGCGAAGTGCATCCGCAGGAAGCGGAAAAGCTCTTCCACGCGCTCCAGAAGGCGGATCTGCCGCCTCCGCGCACGGATTGCCTGGCGCCTATCGGCGTGGAGCATCTCCTCAAGGGCATGCACAAGGAATTGGGCGCGGAATTCTACGCGGCCACCACCCGCAAGCCCGCCATCTACCGCGGAAATCCCTTCCAAATCGAAGTCGGCCTGGCCTGGGGCGGCAAGCTGGAAAGCGACAGCATCGCGCGCGTGATCCGCTTCGCCAACCGCGTGCCTTTGCAGTACCAGCTCTCCGCCTGTTCCAGCACCAAGGCGGTGATGGACGTGGCCTGGAAATCCTACGGACTGCAGCAATCGAAAGGCTCGCTTCCCGTGGGCCCCTTGGTGATCATGGTCCACATGGCCTCCGTGTGGGTGCCCTTCACCAACCAGGCCAAGGAAGCCATCGCCGACTACGACGAGATCCGCAAGGAATTCAAGCTGGCCTTGCAGGAAGCCGGCCGCAAGCTCGGCACGTACCTCAAGAAAAAACAGGCCGCCGCGAGCCAGGCCAAGCGCCGCAACATCTTCAACTCCTACATCGAAGAGGTCGTGCGCGCCTACCAGCAGATCACCAAGGAAGACGGCTCGGATCTGCGAACCGCCCTCTTGGAGACCGCGCGCAAGAAGACGGAACTTGCCGAGAAGCTCGAGGCCATGAAGCACAAGGAAGCGCCGGAGGAAATGGAAGGCACGCTGGTGATCGGCGAAGACGGCCAGCCATTGGTGCCCGGTGCCGTGGTCGCCACGGAGCTGCCTCCCGAGCTTGACGAAGCCGACCTTCCCGAGCCTTCGGAAGGCGATCTGGAAAGCCTGATCGATTCCACTCCCACCATCGCCAAGGCCAAGAGCCCTCGCGGCGAAGGCCACCACGAAGAATCCGGCAAAAAAGCCGTCCAGGCGAGCCTTTTCGGAGACGACGACGCATGAGCAGCGCGAAAAAGCCGGTCCGCTTGCCGACCGACGAAAAGATCATCCAGATGGCCCGCCATGTCCGCGTGCAGGGACTGGCCGGCGACGATCCGCGGTTCAACGTGCCCTCGCGCACCTTGGCCAACGTCAACTTCAACGAGGTCAAGCGGATCATCGAGATGGGCGAAGGCAAGACCGCCCGCGAGTTCTTCAACCTTGGGCAATCCAAGAAGTTCATGCAGACGATGCTGGTCGCCGAGGCCTGCAAACGGCTGGTCGACGCGGGCAAGACCAACTCGATTCGTGACCTGTACTACATGACCAAGCACACCATCGCGGGCACCCGCGAGAACACCTTCGACGACCAGGCCGAATCCGACCCGATCATCGAAGACCTCGAGGTGACGCTGGACAGCCTGCGCGAAGAGCTGCACCTGTTCGCCTCCAACAAGGGCGCGATGGTCGGCGAGCTCACCGTGGTGGACGGCGGCGACGTCATCGACTGCCGTCGCATGGGGACCGGCGGATGGTCCGTCCCTTCCATCGTGGAACCCAACGTGATCGAGTTCCGCGAATGCGAGGCGAAGTTCATCCTGCTGGTGGAAAAAGACGCCATGTGGCGGCGCCTGAACGAAGACAAATTCTGGAAATTGCACCACTGCATCCTGATCCACGGCGGAGGCCAGCCCCCTCGCGGCGTGCGGCGCCTGATGCACCGCATGGTCAACGAACTCAAGCTTCCGCTGTACGTGTTCGTCGATAACGACCCGTGGGGCTACTACATCTATTCGGTGGTCAAGCAGGGCTCCATCTCGCTGGCCTACGAATCGCGTCGCATGGCCATCCCGTCGGCGAGATTCATCGGACTGTCCAGCGCCGACGTCCAGAAGTACCAGATCCCGGACGAGGTGACCATCCGTCTGGAAGACACCGACATCGCGCGTGCCAAGGAGATCATGGCCTATCCGTGGTTCCAAGGCAAGAAGCACTGGCAGACGGAGATCCAGCGCATGCTCTCCAGCAAGGTGAAGCTGGAATTGGAAGCCCTCAGCGCCAAGGGCATCACGTTCGCCTCCGACGAATACCTGCCCCGCAAGCTCAAGGAAAAGGACTTTTTGGACTGAGACGCCCAATGCCCCGGTTCAGGGGCTTGGTATCGTCCGATCAACATCCTTCCGTGGAAGGATCGGCACTTCCCCAGTGCGCAAGCATCAGGGAGGGCCTCGCTTGCGCTGGACCTTGTCCATGTACAACTGCGTATCGGCCCTCGAAAATGCCTCGTCGAGATCGATGCGTTCGTTGGAGTCGCACAGCACCCAGCCCACGCTGGTCTTCACCTGCCAGCCCCTCGCCAATTCGATCGACCGTTTTTCCAAGGCGAGCCTGACCCGACGGATCGCGGCCTCCACGTCGGCTTCCGCTCCCGTTTGGAAGACGCCCACCACGGCGAATTCGTCGCCACCAAGACGACCGACCAGATCGCTTTGACGGAATCCGTCCTCCAGCGCCCGCGCCAGGCACCGGATCGCCAGATCCCCGTCGGCGTGACCGAAGGTGTCGTTGATCGTCTTCATGCCATCCATGTCGAAGAGGAAGATCCCCACCTTGGCGCCCGACCTCGCCGCGGAACGCAAAAGCACCTCTCCGAAGGCGATCAATCCTCTGCGGTTGAGAAGGCCAGTCAGTTCGTCGCGCTGGGACAGCTGTTCGAACCGCTCCCGCATGACCCTCTCGGTGCGAGACCTTCTTCGCAAGGACAGGGACATCGAAAGCGTGTGCCGCATGCTGTCCAGGAACAGTTCGTTGGAGGTCCAATCGCGAAGCTGGACAACTCCGTAGTGCTCGTCGGACATCGCCAGGGGCAAGGTGACCCAGGAACCCGCCGCGCAATCGGAGGACCGCAGCAAGGAATCCTCCTCGGGTGTTCCACAGCGTCTGGCGGCGATGTCGATTTCCAGCCGGAATGGAACCTTTCCGTAGAGGGGATCGGAGAGGGGCGTTCCGTCCTCGTTGAACAGCAGGATCCGCATGCCGTAAGGGGCCATCGCTTGCAGATGGTTGATGAACGCAGTGGCGAAGTCGTCCTCGTCCATCCCGAGCGTGAGCTTCTGGATCGCGGCCATCCAATCGCGAAGCAGCAACTGCATCGCGAAGCGGCGGTTTTGATCCAGGCCATGCCGTGCCTGGGAAATGATCGCATGCGCTTCCAGAAAGAACCCGGAATGGCAGTTGGCGGGCTCCATCCGCGCCACCTTCAGGAGACATTCCTCCCAAAGGTTGAGTTCCGTGTGCTCCGCCTTGTCCAACGCCTCCTCCAACCGTTCGAGAAAGCGGCTGGACTCGTCGGGCTTGTGGAGGATCTCCCGAAGGACCTGCGTGGTGGGGATCCCCGCTGCTTCGGTCAGGATCGAAGGCAACTGCAGATCGGTGCCTCCCGACCTGCAGCCGCAGGAGCGCCGAACGAGCAGACAGGTTTTGACATTTTCGACGCGCGGCTCGGCTCCGGACAGGATCTCGTTGAGCAGCTCCACCGACCGGAAAGCGATCTGGTAGGTCATCGCGTCGATCGTGGTCAGGGACGGCCGGAGGGTGCCCGCCTCCTCGATGTCGTCGAATCCCGTCAGGCAAAGGTCTTCGGGGATCCGGATGCCTCGCTCCTTGCAAAGACGGTGCACGCCCAGCGCCATGGCATCGTTGGCGCAGACAACCGCCTCGGGAAGGCCATGGCGATCGACCATTCCCGCGAAGACGTCGTATCCCCCCTCGGGGGTGAAATTGCTGCTGGCGATCCAACCCTCGCGGGATTCCAATCCGAGCGCCCGCATCGTTTCGAGGAAATCGCCTTTGCGGCGAATGGCGTCCGGGTTCAGTGGATACCCACCCAGGAAGGCGATCTTCCTCAGACCATGAACCCCGACAAGATGCCGCACCACCGATTCGATACCACCCGCATCGGGAAGGACACAAGGCAGCCCGGGAAGTCGCGTCCCGATGCACACGGTGGGCTTGGGTGGCAGGAAGTCCAGCAGATCCCGGACCACCCGGATGCCGCCATAATTGGCCAGCGAGCCCACCAGCGGCAGATATCCATCGATGCTTCCGGACTTGGCAAGGTTGTAGATCTCGGCCGGACCACCTCGCATCTCCGGATCGCCGTAGGACGTCCCGATCAAGGAAACCAATCGGATCCCCAGGAGTCGGGCAGCGGTCATCGCTCCGTGCCAGATGCGGCTTTGGTACCATCCATCCAGTCGAACGACAAGCAGGGCGAATGTCGGCGCGCGTTCCACCACCCCATTCTCGGAATTCCTGCGCTTGAAAACAAGTCGTAGCGCGTTCTACGGGACGAAACGGAAAATCCCCTAAAACCCGACACTCCCTATTTGGGGAATCCGAACCCCGGCGGTGGAATGATCCCGTCGTCAGGATTTGTCGATGGCGAGGGTGCGGGGGCGGGTGCAGGCGTCGCCGCCTCCTGGCGGGACATCCAGAGGGCTGTCGCTCCCGCCGCCAACCCGACGCCCGCCACGCCCAAAAACCTCGGATCCGTCCAGATCGAGCCATCGCGGGCCCGTCCCGCGAGCTCCACCCCCAGGACGTCCCCTCTCCAGGTCGCCCGCCAGGGCAGCGGCTTGCGCAGATCCACGCGCACGGCCAGGCCCGCCGAATCCGCCGAGGGCGTCCCGTGGATCCAACCCGGCAAATTTTTGGACAATTTCCGACCAACCACGCCCTCGAAGTCGATGCGCAACGCGGGCTTGCCGACAGGCTCCTGCAGGGCAGCGATGCGAAACCGACGCGGCCGCCCCCCAGCGAACTCGAACTCCATCCGCAAGGTGTCCGCATTCCTGGTCCAGCGCACGGCGCGCAGGCGGCTCTCCCCTGTCGTCGAATCCGGCAGGATCCCGCACAGAGTCGCAAGAAGCGCCCAGGGGGTCATCGCTGGGCCTTGCGGTCGCGCTTGACCCGGTACATCTCGCGATCGGCGGCCTTGAGCAGTTCTTCGGGCGAAGCCAGACCGTCGAAGTCCACGATCCCCACGGAGATGTCGGTGGGGTTGCCCGCCACCTTGCGTTCGTGGTAGGCCTCGGTGATCCGCTGGGCGATGGCCCTCGCCTCTTCCAGACCGGTACCCACCGAAAGCACCATGAACTCGTCCCCGCCGAGGCGGTAGGCGCGCTCGGTGTTGCGGGTGCGTTCGCGGATCGATTGCGCGAGGTCCTTCAAGGCCCGGTCGCCGGCGGCGTGCCCCAGGGTGTCGTTGAGCAGCTTGAAGCGGTCCATGTCCATCATCAGGAGGCAAAGCGGACGCCGCCGCCGCTTGGACAGCTCCACCAGTTCCGGGAAGTCCTCCTCGAACTGGCGCTTGTTGTAGAGCCCTGTCAGCGCGTCGGTCTTGGCCTGCATGCGCAGAAAGCCGGATTCCTCCTTGAGGATCTTGCGTTCGGCCGTGGTCCTGCGCAAGGCGGCGGTCATCTCGTTGAACGAATCGCGCACATCGCCGATCTCGTTGAAGGAGCGGAATTCGATCTGGAAATCGGCGGTCTCGGGGCGTTCCGGATCGAACCGCTCGCCGAAGCGCTTGACGCCTTCCACCAGAAGGTGCACGGGTCGGGTGACGTGGTAGACCAACAGGGAGGCGGAGACCACGCCCAAAAGGGCGATCAGTCCGGCGAACAGGAAGATGCGGTGGACCGACTCCTGGATCCCCTCCTCGATGCCGCCGGAGGAGAACACCACCCCCGCGGTGCCGAGATGACGGGAATTGACATCGATCGACTGCTGGATGCGCAAGGCGTGTCCGGAGGAATCCGACCACACCGTGATCCCGACCCCGGCCGTCTCGCCTTTCTTGACAGGATTCGACATCACCGCACGGGACCCCACCAGCGCCTGGCGGTTGTGCATCAGGATGGTGCCGGAGGTGTCCAGCAGGTAGACCTCCACCACCGAGGTCTCGCCGTGCATCAATTCGTCGATGAAGTCCCACATGGACAGGTTGACGGTTTCATCCGAGAGCACGCGTTCGCGGCAGAGGCTGGTCCAGGCGCGAAGCACCGTCAGACCCCGCAACTTGCGCTCCTGCAGAAGGGATTCGCGCTGGGAATTGGCCGCGATCACGGCCGTCACCGAGGCCACGCCCAAAGAAACCGCCACCAAAAGCAGGAGGAACTGCGCCCGGATCCCGATCCTGCGCGGCCCGCTCACTTGCGAAACCTCCGCGAAACCGGCATGCGGTCCCACGGAAAGCTTTCCAGGATGCCGCGCACGTCCGGCCCGGAGTGGTCCACGTCGCGCCAGATCGGGACATCCACCAGCGTGCCCACCGGCATGCGCCGCCACTGGCTGGAATCGGCGAAGCCGTTCCATTGGATCAGGACCGGCGCCAGAAGCTGGCTGCCGTAGAAATGTTCGGCGACTCCGCAGAGCGTCTCGCCTTCCAGCATCGCGTAGCGGATCACGCTCACGCCCCGGCGAAGCTCGGTGGAATCGGTGGACAAGGCCCTGGCGAAGGGACGGAATCCGTCAAGCGCCCAGGATCCCACCTGGTTTCCCAAGGCGGCGGCGGTGCGCACCACGGTCACCGTGGTGCGGGAGCTGTTCCCGGCCTCGTCCACCACCGTCACCAGATACTGGTTTTGCCCCGTCCCCAGCATGCGCGCTTCCAGCACCAGGAAGGAATCGAACACCACCGCGCGCGCCTGGCCCGGTCCGCGCACGGAGGCCGTGACGAGCCCTTCGTCCTGCAACTTCAAGCGAACCCGGGCGAAATCCCCGCTGACCGTGTCCGATGGCGGCACCCCCAGCCGAGGCGCGGACAGATCCCGACGGAAACTTCCTTCCCGTTCCACCACGTTCCCGATGGCATCGGAGAGTACCCATCGGTAGGCGTTGTTGCCCAACGCCAACGGGACCCGATCGCAGAACGACCCGTCGGCGGCGATCGCCACCGCGACGGCGCCTGGTTGGCGCAACAGGGAAAGAGGAGCCACGCCGGTCGTTTTCCCGCGCGCTTCCATGACGGTGTCGCGGGTGGCCGCATGCGGCGACTCCAGTCCCAGCAGAGGCGGGGTACGGTCCGCGCTGGCCTCCAGGGATCTGCACTCCAACACAACGGAATCTGTCCCGACCGCCGCGAGATCCACCTGCACCCGGCCCCTGGCGTCCTCCCCGAGCCGGATGGAGACCCGTTTCCTGTCCTCGGAAAGCTCCAAGGCCAACGGAACCTTGGCGTCCGGCCACTCGGGGATCCGCAGATAGGCCTTCAGGCTGGTGCGATCGGGCAGGCGCCGCGAAAGCGAGAGCGCGAAGCCCTGGGCGGAAAGGGCCATCGGATCCTCTCCCAGCAACGTGGGCTCCGATCGATCGAGGATCTCGGAGCCGACCGCCACGGTCAGGCGCCCCCCGCGAGCCGAAAGCGCACCGGAAGCGCGTGTTCCCGCGGCCAACGCGACGGGAACGCTCCTGCCCCTGGCCATGTCGATGCGGACCAGGCCGTCTTCGGTTTCCACCAGCAGGTTTCCGTTGGACTGGGTCATCCAGGAACACCCCAGTTCGGGAAAGGCCGAGCGGACCTTCTGGGAGGAAAGATCCAGCACATCGACCCCTTCCGGCGTGGCGACGAAGACCTCGGAGCCCACCCACTCCAGGCCCACCACCTGGTCGGAGGAGAGGCCTTCCGAACGGCCCAAGCGCACCCACACCCCCGAGGCGCTGTCCAGGACAAGCAGCCCTTTGGTCACCGTGCCCACGATCAACCGGCTTCCCACGCGCAGGATCGCACCGGGCGCGTCCTGGATGGGCATCGCCCATTCCCTCCAGGTTTCCGGACGTCCCGGCTGGAAGCAGAAGACATTTTTTGGCGAGGCGATCCACACGGTCCGATCGGTGACCGCGATCGACCGGATGTCGGCCGGTGGCCCGCCCGGCCTTTCTGATCCCGCCGCAAAAAGCGCACGCGTCGATGGATCCCATCGCATCAATCCCGCATCGGAGGCGATCCAGAGGCTTCCCGCGCCCCAGGCGAGCGCATGGACCTTGCGCATCTTGGCGGCTCCGTTGCCCGCCAACGGATCGATTTTTCCGGTTTGCGCGTCGTAGACGAGCACCCCTCCCGCCGAAGTCCCCAAGGCGGTGCCGCCCGGAACGGGAGCCATGGCCGTCACGATCCCCCGGGAAGCGTCGAATCCGACGCGGCGCCACGAACCGACGTCATTGGAGGCACCCTTCGCCACCAGAGCCAACGAGACCACGGCCAGAGCCAAGAGCTTCATTTCAACCTCGTCTGCTTGAGACCCACGTTGGCCAGGTACTTGCGCGCCTGCACGCAACCGGTGTCGATTTCCAGGACCTGCTTCCAGGACTGGATGGCGCGCTCGTATTCGCCCGAACGGTAGGCCGCGACACCGGCCAGAAGCAATTCCTTGGACCTGCGCACATCCTCCGGGCTCAAGCCGGCGGTCGTGCCCGGCGATGCAACGGAATTTGTCACACCCTTGGCGGTATTGGCGATCGGGGCGGGGCGGGGCGCGGCCAGGCTCGCGATCAGTCCCTTCACCACCGCGCTGCCGGGCTGCAGAACCGCCGCCTTCTGCAGTTGCACCCGCGCCGTGGCCACGTCGCCGTTGCGCAGGGCGGCCCTCGCCTGGGCCATGGCCTCGTCGAAGGCGTCCAACGCCTTGCGGGTGGCGCGGAGCGAATCGATGCGCGAGGGCAGCCGATCGAGTTCCGGCCCATCCGCTCCAAGTTTGCGAAGTTCCGACAGCGCTTCGCTTGCGCGCAGGATGTCTCCGCCGGTCACCGCCGATTCGCACACGCGTACGAGCTCGGTCATCTGCGCGCGCTTGCGACGTTTTTGGAGTCTGTTCTGCAACACCGATTGGGCCAGTTCCAGGGAGGGATCCTGGGGGTCGCTTTCCACCAGGGCCTCCATGGCGTCCATGGCCTCCTGCTCCAACCCCTGGTCGGCCATGGCGTTGATCCGGTCCAATCGCGCGTTGCGCGCGGCGATCCGGAACACCCGCAGGGAGTCCCGGACCTTCAGGAAGGGAACCACCCCGGGAAAGGCCGATTGGGCCTTGGAAGCGATCTCGTAGGCGCTGCTTTCGTCCTTCGTGGAAAGCGCCGTGGCCAGCACCGAGCGCAACTCCCGGATGGCGGCCGATCGCACATCGTCCGAGCGCTGCACCTGGTCGCGCAGAGCCGCGTCGTCCGGCCGCGCGACCCACGCCAAACGCCACTGGACAGCCACTTCCTCCAGATCGCCCCTCCCCTGGGCCTTGCGGGCGAGATCGACATGGAAAGACACCAAGGCGTCCTGGCGAAGCCGCAGTTCCTGGGCGAGCTTGAGGTGGGCCGGCAATGCGGCATTCGATTGCGCCAAGGCCCCGACGATCTTGGAGGCCAACGCGATGTCTTCCTTCTGGAGAAGGCTCTGCGCGAGCTGGAAGAGAGAATCGGGTTTTTCGCGGGCCGCCACGGTCAGCCGATCATCGCCGACCATCCAATCGGAGCTTCCCTCGCTGCCCACCCATCTGCCCAACGCGGCATGGCAGCGCGCTTGCAACCGGTCGATCTCCGACTGCACGGAGTCCAACGCCCGTGCCCGCCGCAAAAGAACCTCGGCCTTGGCGGGATGCCCTGAAGCAAGCAACTCCCGCGCCTGCCCCGCCAAAAGCGAGGTTTCCCCCGGGACGCTGGCGGATCCGCCCCCGTAGATCAATGCGATGACGACGATGGGATGCATGAACGCCCCGATCATACCACTGTGCGCGGCAAAACGCCCGGACGACCGATCGGACAACTGGGTATGGAATGCCGGGCCCGGGGACGGTACAATGGACTGAAGTTTCGGATCTCGAATCGTGGAAGGGGAACGTGGGCTCGATGGACATTCAGGTGAAGGACGTCCGCCGTGAGGGCCCCCGCCGCCTTGTCTTGATGCTGTGGATGCTCCTGTCGGCGCAGGGGGTCGCCTGGTGCGCCGCACCGACCATCACGGACCTGTACCCTCCCAACGGCGCACGCATGGTCGTGGGACGCCAGCCGATGCGCGTCCAGTTGTCCGCGCCGATCCAGGTCGGAACCGGGAGCATCGTGATCCGCAGGAGCTCGGACAATTCGATCCTGGAGACCATCCCCGCGACTTCTCCGACAGTTTCCGTCAACAGTCCGACCCTGCTGCACGGATTCGAAGCCGGTGCGGAGGAATTCGATGGCGGATGGGGCGCGGCCAAACGAACCCGCGACACCACCCGCGCCCACACCGGAAAGGCCTCGCTCGCCGTGACCATCGATGCGGACTGGAACCAGGCCGAAGCCGTCTACGGACCGATGAGCCAGGATTGGAGCGGGATGGACTCGGTGGTCTTCTGGGCGTACTCCACTCAGACCGCTTCGGTGGAACCCGTCAGCCACAGCGGCACCGACCTCGCCTGGGCGGTGGGAAGGACGGCGGCCACCCTGGCCCAGAACACATGGACTCGCGTGTCCATGCCCCTCTCGGGGATTCCCACGCCACGGAACGTGATCGCCTTCGGGTTCAATCTCTCGCCCGCGGGCACCTACTGGTTCGACGATGTCGGCCTGGTCAAGTCGGGCGCCGACCAGCTGACCTTCCTTCCCGGTCTGACCTTTCCGAAGGACAATTCCTATTACGTGAACATCGAGCCGACGGTGGTCAAGGAGGCGGCTTCGGGACAGAATTTCGGCGGAATCCTGGACGCGACGACCTGGGTCCTGCGCGCGGATGCTTCCCCCACCGCCATCCAGCTGTCCAAGGCCAGCGTGGACGAAAACCTTCCGACCGGCAGCACCGTGGGCGAGCTTTCCTCCAGCGACCCGGACGGGGGGACCACCTTCTTCTACACCCTTGTTTCCGGTACGGGATCCACGGACAACGCGTCGTTCTCCATCAGCGGCACGACCCTGAAGACCGCCGCG
This DNA window, taken from Fibrobacterota bacterium, encodes the following:
- a CDS encoding DNA topoisomerase IV subunit A; translation: MARHVRVQGLAGDDPRFNVPSRTLANVNFNEVKRIIEMGEGKTAREFFNLGQSKKFMQTMLVAEACKRLVDAGKTNSIRDLYYMTKHTIAGTRENTFDDQAESDPIIEDLEVTLDSLREELHLFASNKGAMVGELTVVDGGDVIDCRRMGTGGWSVPSIVEPNVIEFRECEAKFILLVEKDAMWRRLNEDKFWKLHHCILIHGGGQPPRGVRRLMHRMVNELKLPLYVFVDNDPWGYYIYSVVKQGSISLAYESRRMAIPSARFIGLSSADVQKYQIPDEVTIRLEDTDIARAKEIMAYPWFQGKKHWQTEIQRMLSSKVKLELEALSAKGITFASDEYLPRKLKEKDFLD
- a CDS encoding LysM peptidoglycan-binding domain-containing protein, with product MRRRALSILALLSLASLWSGCATSRPSSGQSLNPQANLDPPRMQHVRKTLDSALWLQARGRFVQAQGLLSTALSELSVVDTTGAGEAVSNLTVQVLASMRNSLPYSLEPDALEDAVLEEADGVAVLDSIVDSASGGALDSTTLAALRSEVMVDTMATFDLPIEVNDQVLRNIRLLKDQIPQHFARWLERKGRWEDMINQELTANGMPRDLIFQAMIESGFNPRATSPAAAAGIWQFIPGTGRRFGMRIDRFVDERRDPVKSTRAAIAYLSILYQQFGDWKLAMAAYNCGEYCVERTIRKAGHNDYWTLPLPRETKQYVPRIFAAAILGKNPKAHGFELQPWAPVEMDTFTVEGGLTFAQIGKALSIPEDSLSSMNPALVRQTTPPARESWVLNIPQGLRERFALAYPDLEKSYQAPAPQRTVHKVRRKETLVGIASRYGVSVADLKRWNKISGKRVWPGRALIVYGDYPGAPLTQAKEPPLAKRGEGIPARSKQAVHKVRRGETLASIALRYGVSRDNLAQWNGESAEKLKAGKLLWVSAPGEGISGVAVVARNPVAAATTEPTGKPEVAQVKPVATPIGTRHRVRRGETLERIASEYGTTPALLRQWNNLKNDQVRSGTRIIVAGESAKSVKPQEHAKAAMATAPVKLEQPTPRRLTLAKVEQASTGPVHVVRDGETLDAIAQRHGVSVGSIKLLNHLRSARIDIGQKLVLPAGVALQQPVAPTPPQRAAKPSAAVRTVSYTVRPGDSLYSIARSRSTTVDTLMQLNGLTQSSLKPGQVIQVPQVASL
- a CDS encoding DNA topoisomerase VI subunit B; this encodes MASNAPDAQSMAKRQQEISVADFFAKNRHMLGFDNTRKALLTAVKEAVDNSLDACEEARILPKVRVEIRKVEGTEDHYVLSVRDNGPGIVKAQIPRVFGKLLYGSKFHRLRMSRGQQGIGISAAGMYGQITTAKPVQITSRAFKSKPAHYYELRMDLKRNEPVILVDEEVDWGDPGTGTKVDITMKATFFRGRQSVDEYLEQTAIANPHAEFSFLAPDGTERVFPRAAKELPPEPVEIQPHPHGIELGIFTRLLHDSPHRSMGVFLTGSFSRVTSQAAGQVCKASGIALSAIPSEVHPQEAEKLFHALQKADLPPPRTDCLAPIGVEHLLKGMHKELGAEFYAATTRKPAIYRGNPFQIEVGLAWGGKLESDSIARVIRFANRVPLQYQLSACSSTKAVMDVAWKSYGLQQSKGSLPVGPLVIMVHMASVWVPFTNQAKEAIADYDEIRKEFKLALQEAGRKLGTYLKKKQAAASQAKRRNIFNSYIEEVVRAYQQITKEDGSDLRTALLETARKKTELAEKLEAMKHKEAPEEMEGTLVIGEDGQPLVPGAVVATELPPELDEADLPEPSEGDLESLIDSTPTIAKAKSPRGEGHHEESGKKAVQASLFGDDDA